A part of Paraburkholderia largidicola genomic DNA contains:
- a CDS encoding OmpA family protein: MRKPTLRGTARFTLAAALAAAFTAGFAAPAFAASIGSQAEALMPAAQKIADPYRRGVAEGFLEIAGRQDSHVLVSRVYNNAAQRALGNARYLIDQSVPWEPLYTAKNWPTRDKWVQAIRAIEATNARASASTCKGESAGRLLALTDEVWKEQDETHGTHWVHGWEAIERAETLSMQVNQELDHCAPPPPPPPVVDAATPISLSADALFDFDSAKLKPDGITAIDALATDLKRVQSVDVVTVIGYTDRFGSVAHNRDLSRRRAQAVADALKERGLNPARFDVRGAGSTAPIATCPGRKSAAVIACLAPNRRVEIRVSGQSVSAVPAASAAPQSPRPQQMKQEQPLQQSQSQQPQLQQLQQPPQRQQWQLVPQSLQKPPAQQ, encoded by the coding sequence ATGAGAAAACCAACATTACGCGGAACCGCGCGCTTCACGTTGGCTGCGGCGCTTGCGGCGGCGTTTACGGCGGGATTTGCCGCGCCTGCGTTCGCGGCCAGCATCGGGAGCCAGGCCGAGGCGCTCATGCCTGCCGCGCAGAAGATCGCGGATCCCTACCGTCGCGGTGTGGCGGAAGGCTTCCTCGAAATCGCCGGGCGTCAGGACAGTCACGTGCTGGTTTCGCGCGTCTATAACAATGCCGCGCAACGGGCATTGGGCAACGCCCGCTACCTGATCGACCAGAGCGTGCCGTGGGAGCCGCTGTACACGGCAAAGAACTGGCCGACGCGCGACAAGTGGGTGCAGGCAATCCGCGCGATCGAAGCCACCAACGCGCGGGCGTCGGCATCGACGTGCAAGGGCGAGTCGGCAGGGCGCCTGCTGGCGTTGACCGATGAAGTCTGGAAAGAACAGGACGAGACGCACGGCACGCACTGGGTGCACGGCTGGGAAGCGATCGAGCGCGCGGAAACGCTGAGCATGCAGGTGAATCAGGAACTGGATCATTGCGCGCCACCGCCGCCTCCGCCGCCTGTCGTCGACGCCGCCACGCCGATCTCGTTGTCGGCCGATGCGCTGTTCGATTTCGACAGCGCGAAGCTCAAGCCGGATGGCATTACCGCCATCGACGCACTCGCAACAGATCTGAAGCGCGTGCAATCGGTCGACGTCGTGACGGTGATCGGCTACACGGACCGCTTCGGCTCGGTCGCGCACAACCGCGACCTGTCGCGGCGCCGTGCGCAGGCTGTAGCGGACGCACTGAAGGAACGCGGGCTGAACCCCGCGCGCTTCGACGTGCGCGGCGCGGGATCGACGGCGCCGATCGCGACCTGTCCGGGACGGAAGTCTGCCGCCGTGATCGCGTGTCTGGCGCCGAACCGACGTGTGGAGATTCGCGTGAGCGGGCAATCGGTTTCAGCCGTGCCAGCTGCATCCGCAGCGCCGCAGTCACCACGGCCGCAGCAGATGAAACAGGAGCAACCGCTGCAGCAGTCGCAATCGCAGCAACCGCAATTGCAGCAGCTTCAACAGCCGCCGCAGCGACAGCAGTGGCAGTTGGTGCCGCAATCGCTGCAAAAGCCGCCAGCTCAGCAGTAG
- a CDS encoding flagellar brake protein has protein sequence MQTSEDTVDDAASAPVATRQLSPDAVPVGAPLEFPIVDSDGALLFERGAVVIGADEHRFLFQHFRPHRGDLGDANDGTAAAQGAAKPGEAEAPTLKEMHLTIGALIGVRSQVGMGAPMHPSRIIGFAPNESLFVTPPLVDGKPMPLSVGENVEIVAIASQAVFRFVCTVDSVCQVPFHYLVLSKPGVVRRLRERKSVRVRASLPLRFSVEAQGAGYESLGLVQSVSAMGMSFSAPWTVGEVGKRIRVAFTLRSKDMETPIETTATIRNVQPGSKPGDPATHGIEFEQIDQVEQMALKVYVFDRIDDVIFWTSGPK, from the coding sequence ATGCAAACCAGTGAAGACACCGTCGACGACGCCGCGAGCGCGCCCGTCGCTACGCGCCAGCTTTCACCCGACGCGGTGCCCGTCGGCGCACCGCTCGAGTTTCCGATCGTCGATAGCGATGGCGCTCTGTTGTTCGAGCGCGGCGCGGTCGTGATCGGCGCGGACGAGCATCGCTTTCTGTTCCAGCATTTCAGGCCGCATCGCGGCGATCTCGGCGACGCGAACGACGGCACGGCCGCCGCGCAAGGCGCAGCCAAACCCGGCGAAGCGGAAGCGCCGACGCTCAAGGAAATGCATCTGACGATCGGCGCGCTGATCGGCGTGCGCTCGCAGGTCGGCATGGGCGCGCCGATGCATCCGTCGCGCATCATCGGCTTTGCGCCGAACGAGTCGCTGTTCGTCACGCCGCCGCTCGTCGACGGCAAGCCGATGCCGCTCTCCGTCGGCGAGAACGTCGAGATCGTCGCGATCGCGAGCCAGGCGGTGTTCCGCTTCGTGTGCACCGTTGATTCCGTCTGTCAGGTGCCGTTCCACTATCTCGTGCTGTCGAAGCCGGGCGTGGTCCGCCGGCTGCGCGAGCGCAAGTCGGTGCGCGTGCGCGCGAGCCTGCCGCTGCGCTTCAGCGTCGAAGCGCAAGGCGCGGGCTACGAGAGCCTCGGCCTCGTGCAGAGCGTGAGCGCGATGGGCATGTCGTTTTCGGCTCCGTGGACGGTCGGCGAAGTCGGCAAGCGCATCCGCGTCGCCTTCACGCTGCGCTCGAAGGACATGGAGACGCCCATCGAAACCACGGCGACGATCCGCAACGTGCAGCCCGGCTCGAAGCCCGGCGATCCTGCCACCCACGGCATCGAGTTCGAACAGATCGATCAGGTCGAGCAGATGGCGCTGAAGGTCTATGTATTCGACCGCATCGACGATGTGATCTTCTGGACGAGCGGTCCGAAGTAA
- the cobJ gene encoding precorrin-3B C(17)-methyltransferase, translated as MARMTTPPAIVILGVGAQATARRVQARYEGAQVHGLQGRVTDADVSFSELGVHLGELYASGTPIVALCAAGIVIRCLAPLLANKGIEPPVLAVAEDGSAVVPLLGGLSGVNTMAREIAAALDVPPAITTSGELRFGACVLNPPDGYTLASLDQGKRFVSDLLAGEATRIEGDAPWLDGVQLPRADDAQRAIRVTPLAWSGAADELVIHPRSVAVAVAVDATATGDGLHERILDAARAQGLAATSLAVLLAPLSLMGNPALQRAATALQVALRYSAEPGAPGHAVDMLNQTLRVPHTTLAADTKTPIAFAVAHAPLDPATVGRARGKLSVIGLGPGDASLLAPAARAALAQATDILGYETYVKMAGPFRADQRVHGTDNREEMQRARHAFELASAGRRVAMVSSGDPGVFAMAAAVLEALDDARDEPQCAAWAAVELEIVPGISAALATAAQAGAPLGHDFCMLSLSDNLKPWSIIETRLRHAAEADLVMAFYNPISRARPWQLDKALDIVRAFRAPKTIVVLGRDIGRPGATLKTKTLSELKSADVDMRTMVIIGSSTTRVFRPAGSGQEWAYTPRWYE; from the coding sequence ATGGCAAGGATGACGACGCCGCCCGCCATCGTGATACTCGGCGTCGGCGCGCAGGCAACCGCGCGGCGCGTCCAGGCCCGCTACGAAGGCGCGCAGGTGCACGGGCTGCAAGGCCGCGTGACGGACGCGGACGTGAGCTTCAGCGAACTCGGCGTGCATCTGGGCGAGCTGTACGCAAGCGGCACGCCGATCGTCGCGCTGTGCGCGGCGGGCATCGTGATCCGCTGCCTTGCGCCGCTGCTCGCGAACAAGGGCATCGAGCCGCCCGTGCTGGCCGTCGCCGAAGATGGCAGCGCCGTCGTGCCGCTGCTTGGCGGGCTGTCGGGTGTCAACACGATGGCGCGCGAGATCGCCGCTGCGCTCGACGTGCCGCCCGCGATCACGACCAGCGGCGAACTGCGGTTCGGCGCGTGCGTGCTCAATCCACCCGACGGCTATACGCTCGCCAGCCTCGATCAGGGCAAGCGCTTCGTGTCCGATCTGCTCGCGGGCGAAGCAACGCGCATCGAGGGCGACGCGCCGTGGCTCGACGGCGTGCAACTGCCGCGCGCCGACGATGCGCAACGCGCGATCCGCGTCACACCGCTCGCGTGGAGTGGCGCAGCGGACGAACTGGTGATTCATCCGCGCAGCGTCGCAGTCGCAGTCGCAGTCGATGCAACGGCAACGGGCGATGGCCTGCATGAGCGCATCCTCGATGCAGCGCGCGCGCAGGGACTCGCCGCTACGTCGCTCGCGGTGCTGCTCGCGCCTTTGTCGCTGATGGGTAACCCCGCGCTTCAACGGGCTGCGACCGCGTTGCAAGTCGCCTTGCGCTACTCCGCCGAGCCAGGCGCACCCGGCCACGCGGTCGACATGCTCAACCAGACCCTGCGCGTTCCACACACGACGCTCGCGGCCGACACCAAAACGCCGATTGCTTTCGCCGTCGCCCATGCGCCGCTCGATCCCGCGACAGTCGGCCGTGCGCGCGGCAAGCTGAGCGTGATCGGCCTCGGACCCGGCGACGCGTCGCTGCTGGCGCCCGCCGCGCGCGCGGCGCTGGCGCAGGCCACCGACATCCTCGGCTACGAAACCTACGTCAAAATGGCTGGCCCGTTCCGCGCGGACCAGCGCGTGCACGGCACGGACAATCGCGAGGAAATGCAGCGCGCCCGCCATGCATTCGAGCTGGCGAGCGCAGGACGGCGCGTGGCGATGGTCTCATCAGGCGACCCGGGCGTGTTCGCGATGGCAGCCGCTGTGCTCGAAGCGCTCGACGACGCCCGCGACGAGCCGCAATGCGCCGCGTGGGCCGCCGTCGAACTGGAGATCGTGCCGGGCATCTCCGCCGCGCTGGCGACGGCCGCGCAGGCCGGCGCGCCGCTCGGCCACGATTTCTGCATGCTGTCGCTATCGGACAATCTGAAACCGTGGTCGATCATCGAAACCCGCTTGCGGCATGCCGCCGAAGCCGATCTGGTGATGGCGTTCTATAACCCGATTTCGCGCGCGCGCCCGTGGCAACTCGACAAGGCGCTCGATATCGTGCGCGCGTTTCGTGCGCCGAAAACGATCGTGGTACTCGGCCGCGATATTGGCCGGCCAGGCGCGACATTGAAAACAAAGACGCTATCAGAACTGAAATCCGCCGATGTCGATATGCGGACGATGGTGATAATCGGCTCGTCGACGACGCGCGTGTTCCGCCCCGCCGGAAGCGGCCAGGAATGGGCATATACGCCGCGTTGGTATGAATAA
- a CDS encoding precorrin-2 C(20)-methyltransferase — translation MSGQANSTGGRLFGLGVGPGDPELITLKALRLLKSAHVVAYFVAKGKKGNAFSIIESHLSSEQEQLPLVYPVTTEALEPPLSYEAIIADFYDTAAEVVAKHLDAGRDVAVICEGDPFFYGSYMYLHDRLANRLAPRFDAEVVPGVCSMLGGVAVLGQPLVYRNQTLSVLSGVLPEDELKRRLADADAAVVMKLGRNFDKVRRVLHELGLADRALYVERATMANQRIVPLADVDPMASPYFSLLVVPGEKWQG, via the coding sequence ATGAGCGGTCAGGCGAACAGCACGGGCGGGCGTCTCTTTGGGCTCGGCGTCGGCCCCGGCGACCCGGAACTGATCACGTTAAAAGCGCTGCGGCTCCTGAAGTCGGCGCACGTGGTTGCGTACTTCGTCGCGAAGGGCAAGAAAGGCAACGCGTTCTCGATCATCGAATCGCATCTGTCGAGCGAACAGGAACAGTTGCCGCTCGTCTACCCCGTGACGACGGAGGCGCTCGAGCCACCGCTGTCGTATGAAGCGATCATCGCCGACTTCTACGACACGGCCGCCGAAGTGGTCGCGAAGCACCTCGACGCTGGCCGCGACGTGGCCGTGATCTGTGAAGGCGATCCGTTCTTCTACGGCTCGTACATGTATCTGCACGACCGGCTCGCGAACCGGCTTGCGCCGCGCTTCGACGCCGAAGTGGTGCCCGGCGTGTGCTCGATGCTCGGCGGCGTCGCCGTGCTCGGCCAGCCGCTCGTGTATCGCAACCAGACGCTGTCGGTGCTGTCGGGTGTCCTGCCCGAAGATGAACTCAAACGGCGGCTGGCCGATGCCGATGCCGCCGTCGTGATGAAGCTCGGCCGCAATTTCGACAAGGTGCGCCGCGTACTTCATGAACTCGGTCTCGCGGACCGCGCGCTCTACGTCGAACGCGCAACGATGGCCAACCAGCGCATCGTGCCGCTCGCCGACGTCGATCCGATGGCGTCGCCCTACTTCTCCCTGCTCGTCGTGCCGGGGGAAAAATGGCAAGGATGA
- a CDS encoding precorrin-8X methylmutase → MLDYIRDGQEIYRQSFATIRAEADLSRIPADLEKLAVRVIHACGMVDIVGDLRFSEGAGRAGRHALANGAPILCDARMVAEGITRARLPARNDVICTLADPSVPALAREMNNTRSAAALELWRPHLQGSVVVIGNAPTSLFHLLDMLDGGAPRPALILGFPVGFIGAAESKAMLAADSRGVPFVAVQGRRGGSAMAAAAVNALASEDE, encoded by the coding sequence ATGCTTGACTACATCCGCGACGGACAGGAAATTTATCGCCAGTCGTTCGCGACGATACGCGCGGAAGCCGACCTCTCGCGCATTCCCGCCGACCTCGAAAAGCTCGCCGTGCGCGTGATCCACGCGTGCGGAATGGTCGATATCGTCGGCGATCTGCGCTTTTCGGAGGGCGCGGGCCGCGCCGGGCGCCACGCGCTCGCCAACGGCGCGCCGATCCTCTGCGACGCACGCATGGTCGCCGAAGGCATCACGCGCGCGCGCCTGCCCGCCCGCAACGACGTGATCTGCACGCTGGCCGATCCATCCGTGCCTGCCCTCGCGCGCGAGATGAACAACACCCGCTCGGCAGCCGCGCTCGAATTGTGGCGGCCGCATCTGCAAGGCAGCGTCGTCGTGATCGGCAATGCGCCGACCTCGCTCTTTCATCTGCTCGACATGCTCGACGGCGGCGCGCCCCGCCCCGCGCTGATTCTCGGCTTCCCGGTCGGCTTCATCGGCGCGGCGGAATCGAAGGCGATGCTCGCCGCCGATAGCCGCGGCGTACCGTTCGTCGCCGTGCAAGGCCGGCGCGGCGGCAGCGCGATGGCGGCGGCCGCCGTGAACGCGCTCGCATCGGAGGACGAATAA
- the cobG gene encoding precorrin-3B synthase, whose translation MSHAFHSSDASALRPSACPGLLRIVPALDGGICRVKLAGGELSAMQALAIANVIDEHASGIVDITNRANLQLRGVKRGHEDALVAALLDAGLGPQNTGHAFADDVRNVMTSPVAGRDANALFDTTVLTRDLLTLLQSDTRFAALSPKFSLMLDGGERLMMLDHPHDIWFSALPHPERSDVLFAFGLAGCPPVVAEHESAFAAVAASDLATFARALVHTFLDLAAPDDTRMRDLLTAHSAQSIVTHAERKSGVHVLRDASIQHWRREPADASRRLGAHRQNDGERRHVGAQPALGRMTSATLRGLAELARGNERATLRMTPWQSVLLTDIDTTNLDATLHTLEALGLATTADHPLTRVIACAGSTGCAKSHADTKADALKLAAHVPDPTQVHLSGCPRSCAAAHRAPYTLLAVADGHYDLYHTHDPRDPNGFGRCIARGLTIDEAADVLQASALPPTDEPFDA comes from the coding sequence TTGAGCCACGCTTTCCATTCGTCCGACGCTTCCGCCTTGCGCCCTTCGGCTTGTCCGGGGCTGCTGCGCATCGTGCCTGCGCTCGACGGCGGCATCTGCCGCGTGAAGCTGGCGGGCGGCGAGTTGAGCGCAATGCAGGCGCTGGCCATCGCCAATGTAATCGACGAACACGCGTCGGGGATCGTCGACATCACGAATCGCGCGAATCTGCAATTACGCGGCGTGAAGCGCGGCCATGAAGACGCGCTCGTTGCGGCGCTGCTCGACGCGGGCCTCGGTCCGCAGAACACCGGGCACGCCTTCGCCGACGACGTGCGCAACGTGATGACCAGCCCGGTTGCGGGCCGCGATGCTAACGCGTTATTCGACACAACCGTACTCACCCGCGATCTGCTCACGCTCCTGCAAAGCGACACGCGTTTCGCCGCGCTGTCGCCGAAATTCTCGCTGATGCTCGATGGCGGCGAGCGCCTGATGATGCTCGATCATCCGCACGACATCTGGTTTTCGGCGCTGCCGCATCCCGAGCGTTCGGACGTGTTGTTCGCGTTCGGCCTCGCGGGATGTCCGCCCGTTGTTGCGGAACATGAGAGCGCATTCGCCGCCGTCGCGGCTTCGGATCTTGCAACGTTCGCGCGCGCGCTCGTGCACACATTCCTGGACCTCGCCGCGCCGGACGATACCCGCATGCGCGACCTGCTCACCGCGCATTCCGCGCAAAGCATCGTCACGCACGCCGAACGCAAAAGCGGCGTACACGTGCTGCGCGACGCATCGATCCAACATTGGCGCCGCGAACCGGCTGATGCATCGCGAAGGCTCGGCGCGCATCGACAAAACGACGGCGAGCGCAGGCATGTCGGCGCCCAGCCCGCATTGGGCCGCATGACCAGCGCGACATTGCGCGGCCTCGCCGAACTCGCACGCGGCAATGAGCGCGCGACGCTGCGCATGACGCCATGGCAAAGCGTACTGCTCACCGACATCGACACAACGAACCTCGACGCCACATTGCACACGCTCGAAGCGCTCGGCCTCGCCACCACTGCTGACCATCCGCTGACCCGCGTGATTGCGTGCGCCGGCTCGACCGGCTGCGCGAAGAGCCACGCGGACACGAAAGCCGACGCACTGAAGCTCGCCGCTCACGTGCCCGACCCTACGCAAGTGCATCTCAGCGGTTGCCCGCGTTCATGCGCAGCCGCGCATCGCGCGCCCTACACCCTGCTCGCAGTGGCCGACGGCCATTACGACCTGTACCACACACACGACCCGCGCGATCCCAACGGCTTCGGCCGATGCATCGCGCGCGGTCTGACGATCGACGAAGCCGCGGACGTGCTGCAAGCGTCCGCCCTTCCCCCAACTGATGAGCCATTCGATGCTTGA
- the cbiE gene encoding precorrin-6y C5,15-methyltransferase (decarboxylating) subunit CbiE yields the protein MSAWLTVVGMGDDGFAGLGKTARRALIDASVIYGGERHLAMLPVCLNAAREPWPHPFDIVPVLARRDTPVCVLASGDPMFYGVGATLARHVPADELRVLPAPSSVSLAAARLGWPLQDVATVSLVGRPLAALQTHLHDGARVFVLSADGATPAAVAAWLVECGFGATRMIVMEHLGNASERLIDVRAHDWSIGETATLNVIALDCRRDASSDAPRLALTPGLPDDAYRHDGQLTKRDVRALTLGRLAPAPGELLWDVGAGCGSIGIEWMRAHATCRAIAIEANAERQRFIEHNRDALGVPGLQLVAGKAPDALQGLPAPDAVFIGGGVTVDGVLDACWRALKQGGRLIANAVTLEGEAALVAWRAQHGGTLTRIALAEAQALGGFETWRSALPITLLDSRKP from the coding sequence ATGTCGGCGTGGCTGACCGTGGTGGGAATGGGCGATGACGGTTTTGCCGGTTTGGGGAAAACGGCGCGGCGCGCGCTGATCGACGCATCGGTGATCTATGGCGGCGAGCGGCATCTGGCGATGCTGCCCGTGTGCCTGAACGCCGCGCGCGAGCCGTGGCCGCATCCGTTCGACATCGTGCCCGTGCTCGCGCGCCGCGATACGCCCGTGTGCGTGCTGGCGAGCGGCGATCCGATGTTCTACGGCGTCGGCGCGACGCTCGCCCGCCACGTTCCCGCCGATGAATTGCGCGTGTTGCCCGCGCCGTCGTCGGTGTCGCTGGCGGCGGCGCGCCTTGGCTGGCCGTTGCAGGACGTGGCGACGGTGTCGCTGGTTGGCCGGCCGCTTGCCGCGTTGCAGACGCATCTGCACGATGGCGCGCGCGTGTTCGTGCTGAGCGCGGACGGCGCGACGCCCGCCGCCGTGGCTGCGTGGCTCGTCGAATGCGGCTTCGGCGCGACGCGCATGATCGTGATGGAGCATCTGGGCAACGCGTCCGAACGCCTGATCGACGTTCGCGCGCACGACTGGTCGATCGGCGAAACGGCGACGCTGAACGTGATTGCCCTCGATTGCCGGCGCGATGCCTCGTCGGATGCGCCAAGGCTCGCGCTGACGCCCGGCCTGCCCGACGACGCCTATCGCCACGACGGCCAGTTGACGAAGCGCGACGTGCGCGCGCTGACGCTCGGACGCCTCGCGCCCGCGCCCGGCGAACTGCTGTGGGACGTCGGCGCGGGCTGCGGATCGATCGGTATCGAATGGATGCGCGCGCACGCCACCTGCCGCGCGATTGCGATCGAAGCGAATGCGGAGCGCCAGCGTTTCATCGAGCACAATCGCGATGCGCTCGGCGTGCCGGGACTGCAACTGGTCGCAGGCAAGGCGCCCGACGCATTGCAAGGGCTGCCCGCGCCTGACGCGGTTTTCATCGGCGGCGGCGTGACGGTGGATGGCGTGCTCGATGCCTGCTGGCGCGCGCTGAAACAGGGCGGACGGCTGATTGCGAACGCCGTTACGCTCGAAGGCGAGGCGGCGCTCGTCGCGTGGCGCGCGCAGCATGGCGGCACGCTGACGCGTATCGCGCTCGCCGAAGCGCAGGCGCTCGGCGGCTTCGAGACGTGGCGTTCCGCGCTGCCGATCACGCTACTCGACAGCCGCAAACCGTGA
- a CDS encoding cobalt-precorrin-5B (C(1))-methyltransferase — protein MRDETPEQPAPLRSGYTTGSCATATSLAAARLLLTGIASDVAEIVLPKGQHVPMKLVFCRLRDDVHSAEAGTIKDAGDDPDVTHGAVVFARVRLADEPGVRFHAGPGVGTVTRAGLTLPVGEPAINPVPRQMMTAHLTELAAEHGYAGGFEVTVGVENGEALAQKTMNPRLGIIGGLSILGTTGIVRPFSCSAYIASIHQGIDVARANGYMHIAACTGNASEDAMRAYYQLPDIALIEMGDFAGAVLKHLKRAPVDKLSMCGGFGKLSKLAAGHLDLHSRHSSIDLPQLAAWSAQHAASDAALQAAIVGANTSQEALAMARKQGVPLGDIVCARARDVAREIVPASVEVEMFAIDRQGNIIGVAR, from the coding sequence ATGCGCGACGAAACGCCCGAACAGCCCGCGCCGCTACGCAGTGGCTACACGACGGGAAGCTGCGCGACGGCGACGTCGCTGGCGGCGGCGCGTCTGCTGCTGACGGGCATTGCGAGCGATGTCGCGGAAATCGTGCTGCCAAAAGGCCAGCATGTGCCGATGAAGCTCGTATTCTGCCGCCTGCGCGACGATGTGCATTCAGCCGAAGCGGGCACGATCAAGGACGCGGGCGACGATCCCGACGTCACGCATGGCGCCGTGGTGTTCGCGCGCGTGCGCCTTGCCGATGAACCCGGCGTGCGTTTTCATGCGGGGCCTGGCGTCGGCACGGTGACGCGCGCGGGCCTCACGCTGCCCGTCGGCGAGCCGGCCATCAACCCGGTGCCGCGGCAGATGATGACCGCGCATCTGACCGAACTCGCGGCCGAGCATGGCTATGCGGGCGGCTTCGAAGTGACGGTCGGCGTGGAGAACGGCGAGGCGCTGGCGCAGAAGACGATGAACCCGCGCCTGGGCATCATCGGCGGTCTGTCGATACTCGGCACGACGGGCATCGTGCGGCCGTTCTCGTGCTCGGCGTATATCGCGTCGATCCATCAGGGCATCGACGTGGCGCGCGCGAACGGCTACATGCATATCGCCGCGTGCACGGGCAATGCGAGCGAGGACGCGATGCGCGCGTACTACCAGTTGCCCGATATCGCGCTGATCGAAATGGGCGACTTCGCGGGCGCGGTGCTCAAGCATCTGAAGCGCGCGCCCGTCGACAAGCTCAGTATGTGCGGCGGCTTCGGCAAGCTGAGCAAGCTCGCGGCGGGGCATCTCGATCTGCACAGCCGCCATTCGAGCATCGACTTGCCGCAGCTCGCTGCGTGGTCGGCGCAACATGCCGCGAGCGACGCCGCGTTGCAGGCTGCCATCGTCGGCGCGAACACGAGCCAGGAAGCGCTCGCGATGGCGCGCAAACAAGGCGTGCCGCTCGGCGATATCGTCTGTGCACGCGCGCGCGACGTCGCGCGGGAAATCGTGCCCGCGTCGGTCGAAGTCGAGATGTTCGCAATCGACCGGCAGGGCAACATCATCGGAGTGGCACGATGA
- a CDS encoding cobalt-precorrin-6A reductase — MTRVLLLGGTGDALQIARQLGPKHVYSLAGLGRVPEGLACEVRVGGFGGSEGLARFIESEGIALVIDATHPYAAQMSANAAAACRETGVPCWALRRAGWTPQTGDDWRMVDGWDALVDAIRPFRRVLFASGREPLAHLDEIPAHQYWIVRCLDAHPGNERARIIDARGPFDIDGERALFALNHIDVLVTKNSGGAATQAKLDVARELRVPVVMMRRPSLPEVDREFDSPAQLLRALNEEDWSAVK, encoded by the coding sequence ATGACGCGTGTGTTATTGCTCGGTGGTACGGGCGACGCATTGCAGATCGCGCGGCAACTCGGGCCGAAGCATGTCTATAGCCTCGCGGGGCTTGGGCGCGTGCCGGAAGGGCTGGCGTGTGAAGTGCGCGTCGGCGGCTTTGGCGGCAGCGAAGGGCTTGCGCGGTTTATCGAAAGCGAAGGCATTGCGCTCGTGATCGACGCGACGCATCCGTATGCCGCACAAATGAGCGCGAATGCGGCGGCCGCATGCCGCGAGACCGGGGTGCCGTGCTGGGCGCTGCGCCGCGCGGGCTGGACGCCGCAGACAGGTGACGACTGGCGGATGGTCGATGGCTGGGATGCGTTGGTCGATGCGATCCGGCCGTTTCGGCGCGTGCTGTTCGCGTCGGGCCGCGAGCCGCTCGCGCATCTCGACGAGATACCTGCGCATCAGTATTGGATCGTGCGCTGTCTCGACGCGCATCCGGGCAACGAGCGTGCGCGCATCATCGACGCGCGCGGCCCGTTCGACATCGACGGCGAGCGGGCGCTGTTCGCACTGAACCACATCGATGTGCTGGTGACGAAGAACAGTGGAGGCGCGGCGACGCAGGCGAAGCTCGACGTCGCGCGCGAACTGAGGGTGCCCGTGGTGATGATGCGGCGTCCGTCGTTGCCCGAGGTCGATCGCGAGTTCGACAGTCCGGCGCAACTGCTGCGCGCATTGAACGAAGAAGATTGGAGTGCTGTGAAATGA
- the cobM gene encoding precorrin-4 C(11)-methyltransferase, which yields MTVFFIGAGPGDPELITVKGQRLVRTCPVILYAGSLVPEAVLSGNVAEKVVNTAELDLDAIVALLADAHAKGQDVARVHSGDPSLYGAIGEQIRRLRALDIPYEIVPGVTATAACAASLGVELTLPDVSQTVILTRYARKTSMPEGEQLADLARHRASMAIHLGVRHIASIVDELMPHYGGDCPVAVVYRASWPDEEKVVGTLADIVAKVQVTDIQRTALILVGYVLDAEGFADSTLYSR from the coding sequence ATGACGGTGTTTTTTATCGGCGCGGGACCGGGTGATCCTGAACTGATCACGGTGAAGGGGCAGCGTCTGGTGCGCACGTGCCCGGTGATTCTTTACGCTGGCTCGCTGGTGCCCGAAGCCGTGCTGAGCGGCAATGTCGCTGAAAAGGTGGTGAACACGGCCGAGCTCGATCTGGATGCGATTGTCGCGCTGCTCGCCGATGCGCATGCGAAAGGGCAGGACGTGGCGCGCGTGCATTCGGGTGACCCGTCGTTGTATGGCGCGATTGGAGAGCAGATTCGTCGATTGCGGGCGCTTGACATTCCGTATGAGATCGTGCCGGGCGTGACGGCGACGGCGGCCTGCGCGGCCTCGCTTGGTGTCGAGTTGACGTTGCCGGATGTGTCGCAGACGGTGATTCTTACCCGCTATGCGCGGAAGACTTCGATGCCGGAGGGCGAGCAACTTGCCGATCTTGCGCGGCATCGGGCGTCGATGGCGATTCATCTTGGGGTGCGGCATATTGCTTCTATTGTCGATGAGCTGATGCCTCACTATGGGGGCGACTGTCCCGTCGCCGTGGTTTATCGGGCTAGTTGGCCGGATGAGGAGAAGGTCGTTGGTACGCTTGCTGATATTGTCGCCAAGGTGCAGGTGACTGATATTCAGCGTACCGCGTTGATTCTTGTTGGGTATGTGCTCGATGCGGAGGGGTTTGCGGATTCGACTTTGTACTCGAGGTGA